A stretch of Lysinibacillus agricola DNA encodes these proteins:
- a CDS encoding YggS family pyridoxal phosphate-dependent enzyme: MTKILANLNEINDLIQATKKRANREAEKVQIIAVTKEVSVERTQEAIDAGLIHLGENRPEGLNRKIEAIQANVHWHYIGSLQTRKVKQVINSIDYLHSLDRLSLAEEIEKRADKPIKCFVQVNVSGEESKHGLSIEEVLPFIESLKNFIKVQVVGLMTMAPNTDEDTIIRSVFKQLKQCQQQIAEQGFAHAPCTELSMGMSNDFEIAVEEGATFVRVGTALVGNERGNRDEHEK, from the coding sequence GTGACAAAAATCTTAGCAAATTTGAATGAAATTAATGATCTAATACAAGCCACAAAAAAACGTGCAAATCGTGAAGCAGAGAAAGTCCAAATTATTGCAGTAACAAAAGAAGTTTCAGTAGAAAGAACACAAGAAGCAATTGATGCAGGACTTATTCATTTAGGAGAGAACCGTCCTGAAGGCTTAAATCGTAAAATTGAGGCTATTCAAGCTAACGTACATTGGCATTATATTGGGTCTTTACAAACACGTAAGGTAAAACAAGTTATTAACAGCATTGATTATTTACATTCATTAGATCGTCTGAGTTTAGCAGAAGAAATTGAAAAAAGAGCAGACAAACCTATAAAATGCTTTGTACAAGTTAATGTATCAGGCGAAGAATCAAAACATGGTTTATCAATTGAGGAAGTACTGCCTTTTATTGAATCATTAAAAAATTTTATAAAAGTTCAAGTTGTAGGTCTAATGACAATGGCACCAAATACAGATGAGGATACAATTATTCGCTCTGTTTTTAAGCAATTAAAACAATGTCAACAGCAAATAGCCGAGCAAGGATTCGCACATGCACCTTGTACCGAGTTATCAATGGGCATGTCTAATGACTTTGAAATTGCGGTAGAGGAAGGGGCTACATTTGTTCGAGTTGGAACGGCTCTTGTTGGAAATGAAAGAGGGAACAGGGATGAGCATGAAAAATAA
- a CDS encoding YlmC/YmxH family sporulation protein, which produces MRFSMLQQKEVIEAGNGRFLGFVVDAEVSKETGYVTAFMIAEPRKYLGLFFGEESVRKVYMKDVLVVGKDVILVKALS; this is translated from the coding sequence ATGCGTTTCTCGATGTTACAGCAAAAAGAAGTTATTGAAGCAGGCAATGGACGCTTTTTAGGATTTGTGGTAGATGCAGAGGTATCAAAAGAAACAGGCTATGTAACGGCTTTTATGATTGCGGAGCCCCGAAAATATCTGGGCCTTTTTTTCGGGGAAGAATCTGTTAGGAAAGTGTATATGAAAGATGTACTTGTAGTTGGAAAGGATGTCATTTTAGTAAAAGCATTATCCTAA
- a CDS encoding YggT family protein yields the protein MILYSIYYYVSLAFNIYSFMLVGYVLMSWVPAVQSTKVGRILEKACEPYLGIFRKFIPPIGMIDISPIVAIFMLNFIKNGLVIVIQKIYFMF from the coding sequence ATGATTTTATATTCAATTTATTACTATGTGTCATTAGCATTTAATATATACTCATTTATGCTAGTCGGATATGTACTGATGTCATGGGTACCTGCTGTACAAAGTACAAAGGTTGGTCGGATACTTGAAAAAGCTTGTGAGCCATATTTAGGTATCTTCAGGAAATTCATTCCACCCATTGGGATGATTGACATTTCACCAATTGTGGCAATTTTTATGCTTAATTTTATTAAAAATGGACTTGTTATTGTTATTCAAAAAATATACTTTATGTTTTAA
- a CDS encoding RNA-binding protein, translated as MEHLIQHFRKDEQSFIEQVVSWQREVEDRYAPKLTDFLDPRQRFIVASIIGQYDTLKTASAGLFDEAERQRMLIYPTYYEPVEEDFQLTVFTIQYPVKYVQLRHPDVLGALLSLGLNRGKFGDIRVNEHLVQFVVANEVADYVRLHLTGIGKVKVQVESIKETEPLLQNEEEWLEESHTVSSMRLDVIISTVLKISRQKAQALITGKKVRVNWTERDTVAFELQEGDILSVRGSGRVKIIMTEGRTKKDKIRLQVGHLTQKS; from the coding sequence ATGGAGCATTTAATTCAGCATTTTAGGAAAGATGAACAGTCTTTTATTGAACAGGTTGTGAGCTGGCAGCGTGAGGTGGAGGATCGATATGCTCCAAAGCTTACTGATTTTCTAGATCCTCGACAACGCTTTATTGTTGCATCCATTATTGGACAGTATGACACATTAAAAACAGCTAGTGCTGGGCTCTTTGATGAAGCTGAAAGACAACGTATGCTTATTTATCCTACTTATTATGAGCCAGTGGAAGAAGATTTTCAGCTTACAGTTTTTACAATTCAATATCCTGTGAAATATGTACAATTACGACATCCAGATGTTCTTGGAGCATTATTATCATTAGGACTGAATCGTGGCAAATTTGGTGATATTCGTGTAAATGAACATCTAGTACAGTTTGTAGTAGCGAATGAGGTAGCAGATTATGTACGTTTACATTTAACAGGTATTGGCAAAGTAAAAGTACAAGTAGAATCAATTAAAGAGACGGAGCCTCTGCTACAAAACGAGGAAGAGTGGCTAGAAGAGTCTCATACTGTTTCTTCCATGCGTTTAGATGTTATTATCTCAACAGTTTTAAAAATCTCGCGTCAAAAGGCACAAGCATTAATTACAGGTAAAAAGGTACGTGTCAACTGGACTGAGCGGGATACAGTTGCTTTTGAATTACAAGAAGGAGATATTTTATCTGTACGCGGAAGCGGTCGAGTAAAAATCATTATGACTGAAGGCCGTACAAAAAAAGATAAAATTCGTTTACAAGTCGGTCATTTGACTCAAAAAAGCTAA
- a CDS encoding DivIVA domain-containing protein yields the protein MPLSPIDIHNKEFTKSFRGYAEDEVNEFLDQIIKDYEILLREKKEVDRQLEMSLEQARHFNTLEETLQKSIVVAQEAADEVRRNSQKEAKLIVKEAEKNADRIINEALTKARKVTIEIDELKKQSKVFRNRFKMLVEAQLDLLNADDWDHLLQYDIDLTEIQTSVEEAQEADQI from the coding sequence ATGCCATTATCACCTATTGATATACATAATAAGGAGTTTACCAAATCCTTCAGGGGTTATGCTGAAGATGAAGTAAATGAATTTTTAGATCAAATTATTAAAGACTATGAGATTTTGCTACGTGAAAAAAAAGAAGTAGACAGACAACTAGAAATGTCCTTAGAACAAGCGAGACATTTTAACACTTTAGAGGAAACGTTACAAAAATCAATTGTTGTTGCACAAGAGGCAGCTGATGAAGTACGAAGAAATTCTCAAAAAGAGGCTAAACTCATTGTAAAGGAAGCAGAAAAAAATGCTGATCGTATTATCAATGAGGCTTTAACGAAGGCTCGTAAGGTAACAATTGAAATTGATGAGCTGAAAAAACAATCAAAGGTATTCCGTAATCGTTTTAAAATGCTTGTAGAGGCACAGCTTGATTTACTAAATGCAGATGATTGGGATCATTTGCTACAATATGATATTGATCTTACAGAAATTCAAACATCTGTTGAAGAAGCACAGGAAGCCGATCAAATTTAA
- the sigG gene encoding RNA polymerase sporulation sigma factor SigG gives MRTKVDLCGLDTSTLPILKHEEMKELFIRLQAGETEIREELVMCNLRLVLSIVGRFAYRGEQADDLFQVGCIGLMKAIDHFDLKHNVRFSTYAVPMIIGEIRRHLRDHHALRVSRSLRDIAYKAMQAKEQWITDNLREPTIEEIAEMIDMKKEDVLFALDAIQDPVSLQEPIYSDGGDAVYMMDQLRDDDVSEEQWVAYVSVKESLQKLDERQQMIVAKRFYYGETQTEIAKELGISQAQISRLEKNAIETMQKDYK, from the coding sequence ATGCGAACTAAAGTTGATCTTTGCGGCTTAGATACATCGACTTTGCCAATTTTAAAGCACGAGGAAATGAAGGAACTATTCATCCGCTTACAAGCTGGAGAAACTGAGATTAGGGAAGAGCTTGTCATGTGCAATTTAAGGTTAGTACTCAGTATTGTCGGTAGATTTGCCTATAGGGGTGAACAGGCAGATGATTTATTTCAGGTAGGCTGTATTGGCCTCATGAAAGCCATTGATCATTTTGATTTGAAGCATAATGTGCGATTTTCAACATATGCTGTACCAATGATCATTGGTGAAATTCGTCGCCATCTGCGTGATCATCATGCTTTACGTGTTTCTCGTTCTCTAAGAGATATTGCGTATAAGGCGATGCAGGCAAAAGAGCAATGGATAACCGATAATTTACGCGAACCAACGATTGAAGAAATTGCTGAAATGATTGACATGAAAAAGGAAGATGTATTATTTGCTTTAGATGCCATTCAAGACCCAGTTTCATTACAAGAGCCCATTTATTCAGACGGTGGGGACGCTGTTTATATGATGGACCAATTACGTGATGATGATGTATCAGAAGAACAATGGGTTGCCTACGTGTCGGTAAAGGAAAGTTTGCAAAAGTTAGATGAACGTCAACAAATGATTGTTGCAAAGCGTTTTTATTACGGTGAGACACAAACTGAAATTGCAAAAGAATTGGGAATATCTCAAGCGCAAATTTCACGTCTGGAAAAAAATGCAATTGAAACAATGCAGAAAGATTATAAGTAA
- the lspA gene encoding signal peptidase II: MYKYYGLAAFVVLLDQWTKWLIVKNMELKERISVWDPWFGILSHRNRGAAWGMLEGQMWLFSIVTIGVICAILYFYHKEAKGKPIFQVGLMFLLGGAIGNFIDRLFRGEVVDFVNVLIPVINYDFPIFNIADAALTIAVVILMIGLIVEDKKEKKQVKQ; the protein is encoded by the coding sequence GTGTATAAATATTATGGATTGGCTGCATTCGTGGTCCTTTTAGATCAATGGACAAAGTGGCTAATTGTGAAAAATATGGAGTTAAAGGAACGAATTTCAGTATGGGATCCATGGTTTGGGATATTGTCTCATCGAAATAGAGGAGCAGCATGGGGAATGTTAGAAGGACAAATGTGGTTATTTAGCATTGTCACGATAGGCGTAATTTGTGCCATCCTATATTTTTATCATAAAGAGGCTAAGGGTAAACCTATTTTCCAAGTAGGCTTAATGTTTTTATTAGGCGGAGCGATAGGTAATTTTATTGACCGTTTATTTAGAGGTGAAGTGGTCGATTTTGTAAATGTCTTAATTCCGGTAATAAATTATGATTTCCCGATCTTCAATATTGCTGATGCAGCATTAACAATTGCAGTAGTCATATTAATGATTGGTTTAATCGTCGAAGATAAAAAAGAAAAGAAACAGGTGAAACAATGA
- the ileS gene encoding isoleucine--tRNA ligase, with amino-acid sequence MVEYKDTLLMPKTDFPMRGNLPANEPKMQEKWDGMDINKLQMERTAGRPEYVLHDGPPYANGDIHIGHALNKVLKDMITRHRSMNGYHVNYIPGWDTHGLPIEQALTNKGVKRKEMSVADFRKLCEEYAYEQIDNQRTQFRRLGVRGDWENPYITLKPEFEARQIEVFGKMAEKGYIYKGLKPVYWSPSSESALAEAEIEYQDVKSASIYVSFAIKDSKSVVPTDAKFIIWTTTPWTIPANLGISVNPEFIYVVVAIADKKFIVAKELLETVANELEWEAYEVVQEVKGEALDRVVAQHPFYDRESLVMVGEHVTAEAGTGCVHTAPGHGEEDYHISKQYGLPILSPVDNSGCYTDEAPGFEGVFYNDANKLITEKLKEVGALEKLNFFTHSYPHDWRTKKPVIYRATPQWFASVDAFRDELLGAVKSTAFTPAWGETRLYNMIRDRGDWVISRQRAWGVPIPIFYAENGEPIITPETIAHISALFREHGSNIWFQKTAKELLPEGFTHPGSPNGEFTKENDIMDVWFDSGSSHQGVLVERGMKYPADLYLEGSDQHRGWFNSSLITSVAINGYAPYKGLLTHGFVLDGEGRKMSKSLGNVIIPKKVMDQYGADILRLWVASVDYTADVRISMDMLKQVSEVYRKIRNTFRFLHGNVADFDATKDRVAYADLREMDQYVYMRLQDVLKTVRAAYDRYDFAAVYHAVNNFVAVELSSFYLDIAKDVVYIEGHDNKDRRAMQTVIYDTLMTLVKVMSPIIPHTTDEMWSYLHAQGVVEEVSVQLTDFPEVDEHENFENLRAKWVKIIDVRDDILKALEEARNAKTIGKSLEAKVTVYAKEDVAALLNDANINFAQLSIVSAFEVASIEAAPADALALEHASIVVEKATGEKCERCWSISETVGSNEAHSTVCARCADVVEKYYA; translated from the coding sequence ATGGTTGAGTACAAAGATACTTTATTAATGCCAAAAACAGATTTCCCAATGCGTGGAAACTTACCGGCAAATGAACCGAAAATGCAAGAAAAATGGGATGGAATGGACATAAATAAATTACAGATGGAGCGCACAGCAGGACGCCCAGAATATGTGTTACACGATGGTCCTCCATATGCAAATGGTGATATCCATATCGGTCATGCTTTAAATAAAGTACTGAAAGATATGATTACGCGCCATCGCTCTATGAATGGTTATCATGTGAACTATATTCCAGGCTGGGATACACATGGTTTACCAATTGAACAAGCACTGACAAACAAAGGTGTAAAGCGCAAAGAAATGTCTGTAGCTGACTTCCGTAAATTATGTGAAGAGTATGCGTACGAGCAAATTGACAACCAACGTACACAATTCCGCCGTTTAGGTGTTCGTGGTGATTGGGAAAATCCATATATTACATTAAAGCCTGAATTTGAAGCACGTCAAATCGAAGTATTCGGAAAGATGGCTGAAAAAGGCTATATTTATAAAGGTTTAAAACCAGTTTACTGGTCTCCATCATCTGAATCTGCACTGGCAGAAGCAGAGATTGAATATCAAGACGTTAAATCGGCTTCTATTTATGTAAGCTTTGCGATTAAAGATTCAAAAAGCGTTGTACCAACTGATGCTAAATTTATCATTTGGACAACAACACCTTGGACAATTCCAGCGAACTTAGGGATTTCTGTAAACCCTGAATTTATCTATGTGGTTGTGGCAATTGCAGATAAAAAATTCATCGTTGCAAAAGAATTATTAGAAACAGTTGCTAACGAACTTGAGTGGGAAGCGTATGAAGTTGTTCAGGAAGTAAAAGGTGAGGCATTAGATCGAGTTGTTGCACAGCACCCATTTTATGACCGTGAATCACTTGTAATGGTTGGAGAGCACGTAACTGCAGAAGCGGGTACTGGCTGTGTTCATACAGCACCAGGACACGGGGAAGAGGACTATCATATTAGTAAGCAATATGGTCTACCAATTCTTAGCCCTGTTGATAATAGTGGCTGCTATACAGATGAAGCACCTGGTTTTGAAGGTGTATTCTACAATGATGCAAACAAATTGATCACAGAAAAATTAAAAGAAGTCGGCGCATTAGAAAAACTTAACTTCTTTACACACTCTTACCCACATGATTGGCGTACGAAGAAACCAGTTATTTATCGTGCAACACCGCAATGGTTTGCGTCTGTTGATGCATTCCGTGATGAGTTACTAGGGGCTGTAAAATCAACAGCATTTACACCTGCTTGGGGTGAAACACGCCTTTATAATATGATTCGTGACCGTGGGGACTGGGTAATTTCACGCCAGCGCGCATGGGGTGTGCCAATTCCAATTTTCTATGCTGAAAATGGTGAGCCAATTATTACACCAGAAACAATTGCCCATATCTCTGCATTATTCCGTGAACATGGGTCAAATATTTGGTTCCAAAAAACTGCAAAAGAATTATTACCAGAAGGCTTCACACATCCAGGTAGCCCGAACGGTGAATTTACAAAAGAAAATGATATTATGGACGTTTGGTTTGACTCAGGTTCTTCTCACCAAGGTGTGCTAGTAGAACGTGGTATGAAATATCCAGCTGATCTATATTTAGAGGGCTCTGACCAACACCGTGGATGGTTTAACTCATCATTAATTACTTCTGTAGCTATTAATGGCTATGCACCATACAAAGGACTATTAACACATGGTTTCGTTCTAGATGGTGAAGGTCGTAAGATGAGTAAATCTTTAGGGAATGTCATTATCCCGAAAAAGGTTATGGATCAATACGGAGCAGATATTCTTCGTTTATGGGTTGCTTCTGTAGATTATACAGCCGACGTTCGTATCTCAATGGATATGTTGAAGCAAGTTTCTGAGGTTTATCGAAAAATTCGTAACACATTCCGTTTCTTACACGGAAATGTAGCAGATTTCGATGCAACGAAAGATCGAGTAGCCTATGCAGACCTACGTGAAATGGATCAATACGTTTATATGCGCCTACAGGATGTTTTAAAAACTGTACGTGCTGCATATGATCGCTATGATTTTGCAGCTGTTTATCATGCAGTGAACAACTTTGTTGCCGTAGAATTATCTTCATTCTATTTAGATATTGCAAAAGATGTTGTGTACATCGAAGGTCATGACAACAAAGACCGCCGTGCGATGCAAACGGTTATTTATGACACATTAATGACATTAGTAAAAGTAATGTCACCTATTATCCCTCATACAACTGATGAAATGTGGTCTTACTTACATGCTCAAGGTGTTGTAGAAGAGGTATCTGTACAATTAACAGACTTCCCAGAGGTTGATGAACATGAAAACTTTGAAAACCTACGTGCAAAATGGGTGAAAATTATTGATGTTCGTGATGATATTTTAAAAGCATTAGAAGAAGCTCGTAATGCAAAAACAATCGGTAAATCGCTTGAAGCGAAAGTGACAGTTTATGCGAAAGAAGATGTGGCAGCATTATTAAATGATGCAAACATTAATTTTGCACAGCTTTCAATCGTTTCTGCCTTTGAGGTGGCATCAATAGAAGCTGCACCTGCAGATGCATTAGCTCTTGAACATGCATCGATTGTTGTAGAAAAGGCAACAGGTGAAAAATGTGAACGTTGCTGGTCAATTTCTGAAACAGTTGGTTCAAATGAAGCTCATTCAACAGTGTGCGCGCGTTGTGCAGACGTTGTAGAAAAATATTACGCTTAA
- a CDS encoding cell division protein SepF, giving the protein MSMKNKIKNFFYLEEEIEEEIAQAPIQQQQPVQQQQQIQSVKPKKVMKERKAPVQEIFPQSTTPTNNIVSLQAAMNSKGAKVVLVEPRVYAEAQDIAEHLKNKRATIVNLQRIEREQGVRIIDFLSGTVYALGGDIQRIGKDIFLCTPDNVEVSGEISNFILDDN; this is encoded by the coding sequence ATGAGCATGAAAAATAAAATTAAAAATTTCTTTTATCTTGAGGAAGAAATAGAAGAAGAAATCGCGCAAGCTCCTATTCAACAGCAGCAACCCGTACAACAGCAGCAGCAGATTCAATCAGTGAAGCCTAAAAAAGTTATGAAGGAGCGGAAGGCACCGGTTCAAGAAATTTTTCCGCAGAGTACAACACCTACAAACAACATTGTAAGTTTGCAGGCAGCTATGAATTCTAAAGGTGCAAAAGTTGTATTAGTTGAACCTAGAGTTTATGCAGAAGCACAGGATATTGCTGAACATCTTAAAAATAAGCGTGCAACCATCGTCAATTTACAACGTATTGAGCGAGAGCAAGGTGTACGGATTATTGATTTTTTAAGCGGCACGGTTTATGCACTTGGCGGTGATATTCAAAGAATCGGTAAAGATATTTTCCTATGCACACCTGATAATGTAGAAGTGTCTGGCGAAATTTCGAATTTTATTTTAGACGATAATTAA
- a CDS encoding cation acetate symporter: MMKALLEPKMLMTIALMGTIVYITYLTKRNATASDFFVGGRSFGWFTNGSAIGGDYLSAATFLGIAGLTFQLGYDGAYYAFCFSIGLTLLAIFVAGPLRRFGAFTVADFLAYRFHSRRARLVAVAVVLAISGFYAAPQLLGAAQILSMFFGTSYEFGIIFTCIVMIFYVGIGGMKGTTINQALELWIRLGAFIVMLIAAMYSGLHYDKILAAINSFSGPITGTSPYALDGSDINFDGAAWTGTGFYFPTFWQTISMTIGLALGTIGLPHILLRFYTNPSAKAARKSALMAIGIASAFFLLAVYLGAVGRSIFISGTASEEVMRDLVLGGNNMVIPTTALALGGKWLLGLVIAGAFAAIFSNLSGLFITSSGALAHDLYASIMKKDITEKQRVIAGKVAIVILGILYGVLGLLVKDASIGHLVALAFTVAASTFTPIFILGIWWRGMTEKGAIAGLLIGLGVSMWMIFLPGTLPSFLQFKIPGIVTVPVGFLSVVIVSLLDRKVPADVNDFMKRVHSKESETA, encoded by the coding sequence ATGATGAAAGCTCTATTAGAACCGAAGATGTTAATGACTATTGCTTTAATGGGAACAATTGTATACATTACGTATTTAACGAAAAGAAATGCAACGGCATCCGATTTCTTTGTTGGGGGACGAAGTTTTGGATGGTTTACAAATGGTTCGGCAATTGGAGGAGACTATTTAAGTGCGGCTACTTTTCTTGGGATAGCTGGTTTAACTTTTCAATTAGGGTATGATGGTGCTTATTATGCATTTTGCTTCTCCATTGGATTAACACTGTTAGCTATTTTCGTAGCTGGTCCATTAAGACGCTTCGGCGCATTTACTGTTGCTGATTTTTTAGCCTATCGTTTTCATAGTAGACGAGCTCGGTTAGTAGCAGTAGCTGTAGTTTTGGCGATTTCTGGTTTTTATGCAGCGCCACAATTATTAGGGGCAGCACAAATTTTAAGTATGTTTTTTGGCACCTCTTATGAATTCGGGATCATCTTTACATGTATTGTAATGATTTTCTATGTAGGAATAGGCGGTATGAAAGGAACAACAATTAACCAAGCTTTAGAGCTTTGGATTCGCCTCGGTGCGTTTATTGTTATGTTGATTGCAGCAATGTATAGTGGTTTACATTACGATAAAATTTTAGCAGCTATTAATTCATTCAGCGGTCCTATTACAGGAACCTCACCATACGCTTTAGATGGAAGTGATATTAATTTTGATGGTGCTGCATGGACTGGGACAGGCTTTTATTTCCCAACATTTTGGCAAACTATCAGTATGACAATAGGTTTAGCATTAGGTACAATTGGTCTGCCACATATATTACTAAGATTTTATACGAATCCAAGTGCGAAGGCAGCTCGTAAATCAGCCCTTATGGCGATTGGAATTGCAAGTGCGTTTTTCTTATTAGCTGTATATTTGGGTGCCGTAGGTCGATCTATTTTTATCTCAGGTACAGCAAGTGAGGAAGTAATGCGTGATTTAGTGCTTGGCGGGAACAATATGGTTATTCCAACAACTGCACTTGCATTAGGAGGTAAATGGCTGCTTGGGCTGGTCATAGCAGGGGCATTTGCGGCGATATTCTCAAATTTATCAGGATTATTTATTACAAGCTCAGGTGCATTAGCCCATGATTTATATGCAAGCATTATGAAAAAGGATATTACAGAAAAACAACGAGTGATTGCAGGGAAAGTAGCAATTGTTATATTAGGTATTTTATATGGAGTATTAGGCTTACTTGTTAAGGATGCATCCATTGGACATTTAGTCGCTCTAGCCTTTACTGTTGCGGCGAGTACATTTACACCAATATTCATTTTAGGTATTTGGTGGAGAGGAATGACAGAGAAAGGAGCAATTGCAGGTTTACTAATTGGACTTGGCGTATCCATGTGGATGATTTTCCTACCAGGAACACTACCAAGTTTCTTACAATTTAAAATTCCTGGCATTGTGACAGTACCAGTTGGCTTCTTATCGGTTGTTATTGTGTCATTATTAGATCGAAAAGTACCAGCTGATGTCAATGATTTCATGAAGCGTGTGCATTCAAAAGAATCTGAAACAGCCTAA
- a CDS encoding AraC family transcriptional regulator has product MGYWLEEFLPNTFSNCEEPKTEDVAIIVYEINRLFDWVKINRLKRNYPNSIIVPIVAEHLTYSTGIAIELNLPALLIKPLQKAKFLRIVKKLYTSYKEKQESTLTMLELSQQISQDHTSPFREAFLKRLIRGEVENEQEIIQSASFLSKHCIPNIVFLIQGYIDVNEDRPVPHDASSVITNVFRQNFANKAPLSFLNFERYLLLLMRIPNEYTSFKHWSEGLACLLEVIEVLKKDYCIHLFMGIGGVFQDAMQVKESYSQARKARRKPPVHNIHIRFYEDLTKQEQLQKGIQYIEEHYDEQITISDVAKYINFSPTHFSRLFKKETGRNFVDYVAFTRIIKSLPYLRKYDYTIEKISSICGFNTPNYFSLTFKKYVGISPTDYRNTKEILFK; this is encoded by the coding sequence ATGGGCTACTGGCTAGAAGAATTTCTACCTAATACATTTTCGAACTGTGAAGAACCCAAAACAGAAGATGTCGCCATCATTGTCTATGAAATCAACCGCTTATTTGACTGGGTAAAGATAAATCGGTTAAAAAGAAATTATCCTAATAGTATAATTGTCCCTATTGTTGCAGAACACCTTACCTACTCAACTGGTATAGCGATTGAACTAAATTTGCCCGCACTTCTCATAAAACCATTACAGAAAGCAAAATTTCTACGAATTGTTAAAAAGCTTTATACGTCCTATAAAGAAAAGCAGGAGAGTACTCTTACAATGCTTGAGCTATCACAGCAAATTTCGCAAGATCATACTTCACCTTTCCGAGAAGCCTTTTTAAAACGACTTATTCGAGGAGAAGTTGAAAATGAGCAGGAAATCATCCAGTCTGCCTCTTTTTTATCGAAACACTGTATTCCAAATATCGTGTTTTTAATTCAGGGCTATATAGATGTGAATGAAGATCGACCTGTCCCTCATGATGCGAGCAGTGTTATAACAAATGTGTTTCGTCAGAACTTTGCTAACAAAGCACCGTTGTCCTTTTTAAATTTTGAACGTTATTTACTGTTGCTTATGCGCATTCCTAATGAATACACATCATTTAAACATTGGTCTGAGGGGCTAGCTTGTTTACTTGAGGTTATTGAAGTGTTAAAAAAAGATTATTGCATCCATCTTTTTATGGGAATTGGCGGTGTTTTTCAGGACGCCATGCAAGTCAAGGAATCCTATAGCCAAGCGCGAAAGGCGCGGAGAAAACCACCTGTTCATAATATTCATATACGGTTTTATGAAGATTTAACAAAGCAAGAACAACTCCAAAAGGGTATCCAATATATAGAGGAACATTATGATGAACAAATTACAATCAGTGATGTTGCCAAGTATATTAACTTTAGTCCTACTCATTTTAGTAGATTGTTTAAAAAAGAGACTGGTCGGAATTTTGTTGATTATGTTGCCTTTACACGTATCATCAAGTCACTGCCGTATTTGCGAAAATACGATTACACCATTGAAAAAATCTCCTCCATCTGTGGTTTTAACACACCTAATTATTTCAGCCTTACGTTTAAAAAATATGTTGGCATATCTCCAACGGACTACCGCAATACAAAAGAAATATTATTTAAATAA